The Juglans regia cultivar Chandler chromosome 11, Walnut 2.0, whole genome shotgun sequence genome contains the following window.
GCCAtgtgtgattaaaaaaaattaacaccaAAACCACCATCGACCTCAGTCTCCATCTTCTGAACGCTCCTTCCTTTGTCCAAGCAACACGGGCATGTGCTGTTGCCAAGGCAGTTTTTTCAGCCTTTGTTCTTCATCTACAACAGATATGGATTTCTTGatgtttcctttcttctttctcagCAAGGTTTCCTTCGCAAACTGAATcctcccttttttttatttgcgaCAATAGTTAGAGAATTGGTGCAATGTTAGATCCTTCGTGCTTCGAACTGAAAGTTTGTGTAGCCAAAACATAGGTTTGTTCCCAAACACAAAAGATGTCAAAAACATACATTTTGGGATTGCTTTCCCTCTTGATTCATGATGTCAAAAACTGAAAGTTTGTACTTCTGGCTTTCCTTTGCAACACTGTAAGTTACAATGAAGAAATCAAAATCCCccataaaatagaaaaactttTGTTTAGTTAGTAAATAAGGTAAAACTATGGTATCAATGAATAGCCATCAAAGCAGCTGTTATTGAGCCGGCCTGAAAATATGGACCGAATCACACAACTTTCGATGAGTGATAAAgtgtcaaaaactacatgattaagcTGCTAAagtgaatgatttgtttaaccaaaatatgaatgaagcacttaattatgtagtaattttTAGTTCTTGACGCAATTAGTTCACaccaaaattaatattctaaaattttattcctcatattttatttatgttgcagggcattatggaaaaaatattaaaacacatGGGTATTCTTGGAAATACCCAACTGGCACAACAACATGAAAAGGCCAGACTCACGCACTCGGAAAAGTACTGCAAGGCAAAGAAAAGTGAAGCAAGAAATGGAGATGCGAAACGGCATGGTGCTGGGCTAAGATGAAACGCGCAGCTGACGGTGCGCACTGCAGGGAGCCGGAATTGAAATGGTGCTGGGCAGATCAAAACGCAGACCAGGGAGACGTGCAATGCTACGTGGCTTCGATGCTGTACAGAACCTGGGCTGGATCGGGCCTCACAGTAGGCTGGCTCGAAACGcaggaaaagaaatgtgaacTGTAGGACCTGGCTCAAAACGCAAGGCTTAGACACGGAACGCACGAAAATGGAGCACTCACGCACTCACAGCAGGACCCATTCACGCACGGACAACAGTGGCTCAAATCGCACGAAATAGGGAGTTGAAACACAACTGCGGAACCTATGCTGGGCTGAAGTGAAACGGGTAGCTGGAAGACGTGAAACGCAGAAAGGGGCTAagagtataaaaagaaatattttgccGTGAGCCGGGACTCTCTTTTTTTCCAGATTTATTTTCCAGGcggctggttcttcttcttcgtttattttccagttctttttacttcttctttattttcgtTTGGTTTTCTTCTTAGTTTCGAATTTCAGCAAATTTTAGggatacaatattttttttattcagcaATTTTCCTTTGAAACAGTAATTAGTGATGTTGGAATTTAATCtttttgagcattttgttaatctagagatgataggctagatttttagcttggaaTTCAATAAGTAACTCATGACTATTTGGAGTTggattttcttcaatatttagtgcttttgatgattaacttgatggattatatttcaatgtgcatctagaaaatattagagttctttgttcttggtttagatcaattgtagacgtaaaggcacaattgatacttgaacaagtaacatgactttgattttttcttttacttttctataattgtcatataatttgtcaagtagttttattagaataaaaattgtggttcattactatattatccgaccatgatttctaggaatgagagaatggttgagagaaaatgaaaagagaagtaaatccatcaccaaattagtgggcgaaaattgcatctcaagtgtttgtttaattgcttcttacaagtttaagtcaacttccgcACGTTTTCTTTAATCTAGATTCttagtaattttagaaaaatagattcacttttatttttagcttcACTCATGCGGGAACTTCCTAACAATTTCACTCTTAATTCATtccacactcccttagtaaatagtTCCATTTTGATGTTGATATAGTTAGTGATTAATTTCTAAaacttatttctcttttcttattatttttgttcaagaTCATTTAGTATACTGATTTCttatcatttcaaaatttcttatcatcacaaacggtaatatgttgtcttgtaaatataaattgtttgttaaattttcattgtttttgtGAATTTGATCTTAAGATGTACcttgatattattttaacagCGTCTATGCTtaaaagtcaaaattaaaaattgatcaaGATGGAATCGCACAGATTTAAGAGCTCCGGGACAAAACAGAGTTCTCGGTGTTGAGGAGGTCTGAGATTAGGAATAGAGCTCGGAGAAGTCTTGGTCTGTTTTTATCTCTATCAATTTAACCACGTGATGCAACGTGTTTTGCCACCTCAAGGGGTAACTTCGGGCTGTATATAGTAGCACAGCTCTTCATTTGGTAATTAAAAACTACATGAGTTTCCCAAGAAACACAAACCTCGAGAGTGCAGCACCACCAGTACatctaaccaagaaaaataatccAGTGGTATAAAGGACAAGAACCCAACCAGTTACTACAGATTACAGGAAATTGTTATACTGGAAATGAAGTTAACTGAATCTGCTACTAGGAGCAGGGGCACGGACCAGCCACCCTGTGCCGGCAACTCAAAAAAGTGgttctctctctgtgtctgtCATCAATGATTCATTTTCGGTGCCTGCCTCTTTAGAACTTCTATTTCGAGCTGACACAGCAGCCCTTCTAAAATGGTACAGACAGGGTAAATGCATCAGATTCTGATGTCCTATGATGCACAAATGTAACAGAAACCAACCAATGATCCGTATAATTTAATCTACAAAAGTCCATACGAACAAAAAAGGCTTCGAAATGTATATGTCCATAACACTAACGAAAAAGGAACTTCCAGAAGAAAAAGATTGATAGTAGTTAATGAAGATATGCAGGTTTTAGTTTCTAACTGAGTAGTCATCACTAGTTAATCTTGATTTCATGAAAAGAGATCATGAAGATGTCTTCAATACAGCTGAATGAAATCTATGAAGATATGCCAAGGGTGAAGGCAAGGTAAATGAGTAGATAACGACCGACCTCCAAAATCAAACTACTTTACATAATTAAGTTAAACAAAACAAGTTCTGCATTCATGGATTGGCCAATGTCTGCAGTAATTCATAGATTCAACCATGAAGTGGAATATCGATCTGAGGACTCCTAACAAATCTGTAAATTTCCCCGCCTATTAAACAGCATCAGATGACAGACAAACACTTGCAACAATGTCAATGGAAAACAAAGGCAGTGAACAATCACAAATGAATACGTATAAGAACCTCAGATACTAGCCAAGAATATAAGGGCTAAAAATTCCCCATTGAtgaataagattgagaattACATGAAAATTCCTAGTGGaagaacacaaaaaatattcCTTTTTAGCGGGCGCATTTATCTGAAGTCCCTTTTGTAGAACTTCCAGCTTCTACTCTCCTAAACGAATTGTATCAATATCCCCACTCGTGTCACTGATTAACACAGACAGTATCACTCTACCTCGATTCTTTCACTCCCAATCTTCATCACTCAATTGATCATCAGTATCTTCTCTTGGTGGCCTAACCACCAAAACCACAGTCCCCAAACTCTCCTTCACACCCATTTCCTTCAATGCCGACCCTCTTTCAACCTTCAAGGCTCCGCGTCCATCACTGTCAACTGCCACCAAATAAAACCCATCATCGGCTGCCACCTCTTTCCTACCCCTATCAGCTACCACCAAGATAGCCTCCTCCTTATACCATCTATTCGCCTTCCATGGCAATGCCCTTGCATCCCCAAACGATACAGCAACTCCCCCTTTTCCTAACTCCATCACTGGTGTCCACCCCGGCAACACCACCCACCTCTTCCATGCCTTCTCTGCCACCACCACACCAAACTCTCCCTCACTCCTACACTCCCACGGCGCTTCCAAAATGCCTCCCTCCATCTCCTCAGCTCTACAAACCGGCAATACCACCACGCTACTCGCCTCTGCTACCTCTCCAATCTTCAACCTCACTACCGGAACCCGAACCCCATATTCCATATCCCCTTCCATCCCTCCTTTTCCCTCGCCTTTCCCCTCTAAATCCTCCAATATCCTACTTTTCGCTTTCTCGGTTTGCGCAACCCTCAATGCCTGCTCTAAAGCAGCGGTCCTCTCCTCCGATGGATCCTTATGCTCTCTACTCTGCCTATAATACATAAAGGAGAGACAATCTCCAGGTAGAGCATAGTCAAAGCTCTCCCACCCTTTATCCCCACGCCTACGAGGAAAATCCTTCATGGCGCGGGCGAGATCCTGGGCGCCCTTGGCATCAAACCTTTGTTCAACAATGTAACTGGCCGCAGCGGCGCGCTGCTGGGCGCTCAGGAGCCGAATCTCGTACAGCAACTCAGCACCGCCCGTGTCGAACGAGGAGAGGATTTCAGGGTCGGTATTGGATTGTAGGAGGGAGTCTCGCACTTGAGCAGCAACCACTAGGCGGTTCTGCTCGACACCGGAGATTCCGGTGGATTCTTCGATGGAAGATGGGGAGAAACCTTCTCGGATTAGGGTGGGGATAAGTGGGGCGTATTCGAACCACAAGCCAAGGCGGTTGGCCAGGATGTCTATACGGCTGGATAGGTCGAGAGAGCGGAACTGGGCAGGGAGAGGGGAAGTGGGGGGAGGCCTGAAGGGTTGGTAGA
Protein-coding sequences here:
- the LOC108987494 gene encoding rubisco accumulation factor 1.1, chloroplastic-like — its product is MVSVTVNTFKPLFSSTFLNPHPALSLPLHSPFPKQPHKPISATFTPPSKPQNRQLYQPFRPPPTSPLPAQFRSLDLSSRIDILANRLGLWFEYAPLIPTLIREGFSPSSIEESTGISGVEQNRLVVAAQVRDSLLQSNTDPEILSSFDTGGAELLYEIRLLSAQQRAAAASYIVEQRFDAKGAQDLARAMKDFPRRRGDKGWESFDYALPGDCLSFMYYRQSREHKDPSEERTAALEQALRVAQTEKAKSRILEDLEGKGEGKGGMEGDMEYGVRVPVVRLKIGEVAEASSVVVLPVCRAEEMEGGILEAPWECRSEGEFGVVVAEKAWKRWVVLPGWTPVMELGKGGVAVSFGDARALPWKANRWYKEEAILVVADRGRKEVAADDGFYLVAVDSDGRGALKVERGSALKEMGVKESLGTVVLVVRPPREDTDDQLSDEDWE